The following are encoded in a window of Haemorhous mexicanus isolate bHaeMex1 chromosome 7, bHaeMex1.pri, whole genome shotgun sequence genomic DNA:
- the LOC132329615 gene encoding uncharacterized protein LOC132329615, with the protein MTSKGAFQPKPFFRHPSVCNRLPGAVASAQLSCKKERQFWIAGPRLPNWALSTSSTAEPRGEGTEGKQQTDRVAVSRGTQPSQPSPRLRELILPLKEDLCLTLQPQKTTSFTTAQQRILSPPCFNHLTWKPLFVSRGNVQAGQQDEQNQKFLLGFCLILLFSRTLCVPARCYLRPARKYGCLSDRNLYVFGAVWKNEDCFQCRCKMGAMTCCSLVVMPKRYDRVNCVGLFHKKSCSIRVVKKTNPEISCKVYNGVG; encoded by the exons ATGACCTCTAAAGGtgctttccaacccaaaccattctttaGACATCCTTCTGTCTGCAACAGACTTCCAGGTGCAGTTGCAAG TGCACAGCTTTCCTGCAAGAAGGAGAGACAGTTTTGGATAGCTGGCCCTCGTCTTCCA AACTGGGCTTTGAgcacttccagcacagcagagccccggGGAGAAGGTACAGAGGGAAAGCAGCAAACTGACAGAGTCGCTGTGTCTCGAGGCACTCAGCCTTCCCAGCCATCACCTAGGCTAAGAGAACTCATCCTTCCCTTAAAAGAGGATCTCTGCTTAACATTGCAGCCCCAGAAGACAACATCATTTACAACTGCACAACAGAGAATCCTCTCTCCTCCTTGTTTTAACCATTTGACATGGAAACCCTTGTTTGTCTCAAGAGGAAACGTCCAAGCAGGTCAGCAAGATGAACAGAATCAG aaATTCTTGCTTGGTTTTTGCTTGATCCTTCTCTTCTCAAGAACTCTGTGTGTTCCTGCTCGCTGTTACCTTAGGCCAGCCAGAAAATATG GGTGCCTTTCAGACAGAAACCTCTATGTTTTTGGTGCGGTGTGGAAAAATGAAGATTGTTTCCAGTGCAGGTGTAAGATGGGTGCAATGACTTGCTGCAGCTT GGTTGTAATGCCCAAGAGATATGACAGGGTGAACTGTGTTGGCCTGTTCCACAAGAAGAGCTGTTCCATCCGGGTGGTGAAGAAGACTAATCCTGAGATAAGTTGCAAAGTCTACAATGGAGTTGGATAA